catacaaaatgcttgtcatgctattaaatttattagaaatgtattcatgaattgctgtaaatagttaattgtataattacaatttaaaataactgttttctattttaaaatggaatatactcctgtgatgccaacctgaattttcagcatcattttgaatggcagtgtacatgtttatatacgagcatgcttaagttgttttaaacctgaatatattgtgtacatgaataagtattgtaagaattatactagatataataggtatattatttataatacataattatattactatatgtaattgtaagaattataaacagtaagcttcattttacatttatttaacatgctaattactgctgctaacagttaattgacccatagtgcggtgcgagctgaaaatcacctgttaccagcctgtctctgtactacctgaaagtcatcgatatgacatgagttaacattagatcagtgaaaaaatggacaatatgtaacgtaaaaaggcaacagcaacccgtgtttataaaacttaacgttagcctgaaatacgtttttaaaataacggtaattgaacactaatcctcaaatattacccgatttgatattttaaaaacaacatcgctgtaactacatactcatgctacatacatatgtcagtgtgttgtataaacatataaaataaatgcatttattgactccttattaccagaaatcgcagttctgtcactctactctatcagtttgaatggccgccaatgcacttcctggaactatttgaagtctacacgaatcacgtgacaaccaaacatttcgaacttccgttgtcgcaactctctctctatatggctctggcaTTAACTAGCCACTCTCCTGATCGATTACAAGCAGAGAATAGCCCTTCCGTTTCCACCTGATTTTTGAAACACTGTAAACAAAGAGTGCCATCATCAGAGAGCCATAGTTTACCACAGAAATATCCTTGTTTTGATGTGAGGAGATGTGACGAGGAGCAGCAAGAGAGTTTGAGCGTGATTTCACTTGTGTTGACCatctgactgacacacacacacacacacacacacacctgtgatgaccgtctgactgacacacacacctgtggtgacacacacacacaccccgtctgtatgactgacacacacacacacacacacctgtgatgaCTGTCATTGACTGTCATAAAGATTGGGTTATTCCGACTGCCACCTGCGGTGAGGGCTGAGACacaaactgacacacacacacacacacctgtggtgAGGGCTCAGAacacactgtcacacacacacacctgtggtgAGCGCGGAGGTCACTCTGCCGAAGGGTGACGGCTCCATGCGCAGGTATTTCTGCGGGGACGCGCTGGAGCTGGAGGGAGACACGGGCGCGCACCTCCTTCTCTTCGGAGACGCTTGGCTCATCAAAGGATCGAAGTCCATGGTCCTCTTCAGAGTCGCCCCACACGCCATTTTACCAAGTGTTTGATTAAAAAAGGATGTGAAATGGGACAGGAAATAACCCGAGCAGCGACAGACCCCCGCTAGTCACAGTCGGGAACGAGAGAACTCGGTCGCTtcgtttttatttaaatcctgcgTTGCGCTCGCGGCCAAAACCTTGGCTAAGAAAACATAAAGGCGTGTATGTGGTTGAGAAACGCAGTTGTGGAGTCGATTCTCCTCAGAAAAGCGCTGATGATGTCGGATTGAGTCTTCTTGAGCGAGCGCTAGCCGGCTAACAGAGATGGCGTTGAAACAAAACATTTGAGGAGGCTGTTTCTCTGCGCATGCGCGGAGACTTTCAGGCGAAGCCGGGACTTGTAGTTTTTGCGCGTTCTTCCTCGCAAACGACTCCTGTCAAGACCTGACATAGTAACTACAAAACCCACAAAACCCTGCTCACAGTTATCTCCAATGAAGTCGCTGATTGGTTGTTTCGGATTGTTTGTGATTTTGAAAAAAGCCCCTATATATCTCCTCCCATCGACGCGGAAAGCCTCAAAACGACACCCAACCCTGActttaaaattaatatgaaaCGGACCAAATCATTAAAGCACttgtaaaacatgaaaaacagatGCGAACACGGATCTGCtctcattataatataatatcataatatcaGGACCGTGTACGGGTTCGCTTTCATTTAAGTCCCAAATGTCCCTGTAACATTCATCTTTATATTCGGATCACATCATTAGTTTTCTTTCATCACACACAAAAATGATCATTCGGTCATCAGTTGTTCAacacaaacctgtatgaattactttcttctgtggaacataaacacgagatattttgatgaatgctgGTAACAGGGTTGgagaatgttacttttaaaagtaatacaCTGCGTTACTTCATAAAAAAGTAGTTAATTACGTTACTTTGTTACtgtttatggaaagtaatgttacTTTTGCTTTACTTTTCCTCATCTGGCTTGgtcttatttttctttcttcagaaacaaaacaaaaagaaaagaaacacaaatGTTATGTTTAGCTAAAGTAATTTTTTCTAATTAGTATGGTTGATCAttgaaggtcagcagcaaagattTGAATTggttgaattattttatttcaagtaacaaaaatatatattttaagatttttagtATTTTGGTTGACTATAATAATCCCGGTGTATAAAATGTCTTAATCAGAATCTACTCAGTATTTACCTTTCAATACATAcatatgaagacatttttacttaagtaaatttttttaccattttaaaactatttcaaaGGTAACCATTGCttccagaaagaaaaagaaaaaaacatgaacatttagtGCTTTAATAAAGCAAGAACACCTGGGTTATGTATATTAAAGATGATAATTTAGTAGTATACAGATGAATATGGCATGTTTTATTCctgattaaaatgcaaaaatttaaatgttttaataaagatttggcatatttaaatatttacggTAGTTGATAAATACCAAAGTGAATAAAAATTCTGAATGTCTGTTTGACAACATGTAGCCAAATTtggtcttttgtgtgtgtgtgtgtgtgtgtctgtttgcgtgtgtatctgtgtgtgtgtgtgtgtttgtgtgtgtatctgtgttcttgtttgtgtgtgtatctgagtgtgtgtgtgtctgtttgcgtgtgtatctgtgtgtgtctgttttgagtgtgtatctgtgtttttgtgtgtgtgtgtgtgtgtgtctgtttgagtgtgtatatgtttgcgtgtgtgtttttgtgtgtgtgtgtgagtgtgtatatagaGTTCCTAAAGCGCCCCATGCTGTCAGAAAGTGAACTGCATTGTTATTCAGCCCGTCTGCTGCTTTGTTCACATCAATGAGAAAATCTGACTGAACTTTCAATGGAAAATAAGCTAATGTGCTTTCTAAAAATCTAAGCCATTCGTATGATAAGATCTAGAATTATTCACATAGTTTGAATCGCCCCAAGACCACAATCCCATTGATATTAAAGACTGTTGCTGTTACAGCGCATCCCCAGAGCGATGATGTAAACTGCCATTTCAACAATATATTATCAATTCATATTATCTTGCTCCGCTTCTTGTCTCTTTTCTCACTTCTCTGCAGTCTGCACCAGCTTCATTATTACGAGCATTACTGGCTGAACCCTGCCCAGGGGTCACGACCTCTCACATCACCTGACAGGTCTGACTTTACTAGTTGCTGgagaaaagtaatctgattacgttaCTCACTTTACTGAATGCATTACCCTCAACACTGGTTGGTAACCAAAACATCTTGTTCTCTGTTAAATCAGTTCTTCTCTTTCCCGAAGAACTGATTTAACTTACATAACTGTTTTTTAAAGTACATTCCATAGTATAAATACAGTATGAATGAGATCCACAGGTACAGTTAACCTAACATCAGCAGATTCTCCTCACTGTCATTCACAGATCACGGGATGGTGAAGACCCTACTGTAAACACACTTCAGGATGTGCTGTGTAGCTCTACTCCCTGCAATATCAGACATATCACACAAATACATGGACGTGTTGTGTGTTTATCAGCAGCTGGCAGGTCAGGGACTGCTCATACACTTTTTTCCACACATTTCTTAggagaaaagtcagaattttgagtttatatctagcAATTCTGACTTCATGAATTGCAATTCTGATAAACAAAGTCAAGAATTGCGAGGGAAACAAGTCGCAATTacctgttttattgtatttatttcagtgGCGGTTATCTGCTTCACATGAGCCGCCCCTCGAGGACGAGCCCGAGCCCGTGAGCGGCCGCGTCAGAGACCCCGTCGGTGCGCGCGCGCGTGCGTGAGCAGCGCTGCCCGCCATTTTACAGTATTGGGCATCAAGCGGAGCTCCGCCGGGGAGTCGGTAACCGCCCAGAACACACACTCGACACGAGCACACCCGAACCGACCAGCAGAAGCCCGTCAGGTAAGCGCGCGGCCGCTCGGGGCTGGTAACCGTGGCGTCTCGTGCGGTGGAGGCGTTTATTTTCCCGGTGTTTGGAAACAATGCCCGAGGGGAGGGGGTTATCGGACACGGCCACTGTGCGAGAGCAGGCCCTCAGTACCGTCTCAACGCGCGAGAACGTGCAGCGGTGTCTGTTATTAGTTATTACAGCGTGTCGGCTGCGCGCTAAATTAGCTGATATTGTGCGCGAGTCACGCTGCTGAGCTACTAATGCTAATGCTCCCGAATCACAACTGAATTAACACGCATTTATCTTGCAGCCTTTTTAAATTTCCTAAGCTGTTTTGGTGGCTCGCTTATTAACAGCACGTTATGTGCAGTGCTTTGTCACGTAGTTCTTTAAAGAGCACTTTATGTTTGTAACGTAACCTAACGCTAGCTGCGGCGGGCCTGAGACTCGTGCTGCGCGCCCACGCGAACGCGCGTGTTTAGCCATTCACATTGACTGAGCGCTTGTGTGTTTGCAGGCTACACACACAGAGTATAGACGCTGTTTAACACCAGTGCAGTCTGCAGATCTAGTTCTAGTGTTGAGCTCGTGGACTGCACTTGTTTACTGTGTTTGATCGTGCTGTGGATGAAATAAACAAGGAGTGTGAGAGACGTCTACCTATAGAGATGATTGAGGGCTGTTTGCTAGGATGCTTCATGCATGTATGATTGTGTATAATCATACGTGCATACATGCAAACCCAGAATATATTTATCATTCATTGCATGCAGGTAAAAAAAAGATTGGGTTATTCCGAGATTGCAGTATGGAACCCTATACATAAAATCAAATACCCACTTAATTTGTGTAACTGTCTACCCAAACCTGCAGTAATTTGGCTCATTGCATTTGAACAGATTTCTGGAGACATGGCCACAGAACACATTAATGGGAATGGTACAGAAGAGCCGATGGACACGTCTGCTGCAGTTACCCATTCTGACCACTTCAACACTTTAGTAGAAGCTGGTCTACCACAGAAAGTTGCTGAAAAGCTAGATGAAATTTACCTGGCAGGTAAGCCAAAACTTGAACCCTGCAAATTGACATTCATCACATTCAGTGCATGTTGACCTGTCGGTGCCATGTGTTTTCTTGTGTAGGGAATTGGCAGATCATTAGCAACTTTGTGTGGTTTCACTGTAAAATGGGTACTGCAGCGTTTAATGATGCACGGCCTGCCGAAATACAGGCTGAACTGAGCGTGTCTGGTCCTGAGAGCAGCCTTTCTGGGGATTATCTGTGTGCTGTTAGAGTGGGGGGGTCTGTCCCGGGGGCGTAAACCAGGACAATAGAGACAGCTGTCCAGAGCGGCTGGGTGCTCCTGGGATGATCATCATTACTGTACGAACGAGGTGCTGCTGCTGACTCTGTAGTGTTAGTGATGACCGATCCGGAGGTTTCTGTGGTTGAGGAAAACCTGGAGATATCAGGATAATTAGAGCGCAGGATGCTCTTGTCCCGTAATCACAAGTGACTGAAGTGATGGTCTGTGCTGAAGCCCTGTCCGAATGATGAGTCCATGAACTCTCTCTCTGAGTGTGCTGATGTTCTCCTGGAGCCTGACCTGCAGGCGTCTCCTCTCTCGGCCACGCTGAGCTGTCCCTGTTCTCTCCCTGCAGGCCTCGTGGAGCACAGTGACCTGGATGAGAGGGCCATTGAAGCTCTGAAGGAGTTCGATGAGGAAGGGGCACTGCAAGTTCTGGTCCAGTTCAAAGAGAGCGACCTGTCCCATGTGCAGGTAAGAGCCCTCGCTCTCGCTGTGCTCGGTGTGTCAGCGTAGTGAAGGAGCGAAGGATTAActcactcgctcgctctctttcACTCAGAACAAAAGTGCCTTTCTCTGTGGAGTGATGAAGAcctacagacagagagagaaacaggggACCAAAGTCGTAGATTCCACGAAAGGACCAGATGAAGCAAAGATTAAGGTGCGCTTGGGCTTTTTATTTAACGCATTTTATTGAAACGAAACGAGTTCCTGTGTTGATTGGTTTGGTGTTTTTCAGACGCTGCTGGAGAGGACGGGCTACACTCTTGATGTCACTACAGGTCAGCGCAAGTACGGCGGTCCTCCTCCGGAGACGGTGTACACCGGAGCTCAGCCCACGGTCGGGACAGAGGTAACCAGCGCTGTCTGAATGAGTGTTGTACAGCGTCTCTCTCCGTGTGGAAGAGCGTCTGTCTGCTGTTAGACCCAGCACATGCTGCTCAGAGGTCAGAGGACACAATCAAATCTGTGTGGCGTTCCTAACATCCAGCCGGATGAAGCTAATGCCTGTCCATTATCCCACGGGATCTCATTCTTGGCtgcttaacaaataaaataaatggacatCCTGATTAGAGTTGACCTCTCATATGAAAACAGTAGAAGGCCACGGACCAGTCACAGTTTTACTGATGCTTTactatagatttttctttaagtcatttgtgtttgtctgtttttgttctaGTTATTATTGTACTCAAACATTAGTTGAAAAAAATTCAGATGgtcattttcatgtatttatttttgttttgtttaacagTAACTCTGGTCAGTCTGTGATTAATGAATGACCCGCATCACCCTCCTGTTTTCAGACTGACACTTTGAAGATTAAAGTATTAAACTCATATTTATATCAGTTTGACTGGCTGGCTCACAGACCTCTCCATGCTGCAGATCTTTGTGGGGAAGATCCCGAGGGACTTGTTTGAAGATGAGCTGGTGCCTCTGTTTGAGAAGGCCGGGCCGATCTGGGACCTGCGTCTGATGATGGATCCTCTGAGCGGCCTGAACCGCGGCTACGCCTTCCTCACCTTCTGCACTAAAGAGGCTGCGCAGGAGGCTGTCAAGCTAGTAAGACACGCCGTTGTGGTTTCACAAATTCAACTGTTGTTCAGGTATTCAATCCCTGTGTTTCTCCTCTCAGTGTAACAATCATGAGATTCGGCCGGGCAAACAAATCGGCGTCTGTATATCAGTGGCAAACAACAGACTCTTTGTGGGCTCCATTCCCAAGAGCAAGACGAAAGAACAGATCGTTGAAGAGTTTTCTAAAGTCACAGGTGAGCTTTGCTCTGAGCTGAGCGTGCGTTCATCTGTGTCCTCTCAACGTGCTCATTTCTTTTGGGTTCTTCAGATACACGTTTAACAccctttctctgtttctcagaGGGTCTTACTGACGTCATCCTCTACCATCAGCCGGATGATAAGAGGAAGAACAGGGGCTTCTGTTTCCTGGAGTACGAGGACCACAAAACGGCAGCACAGGCTCGACGGAGGCTCATGAGCGGGAAGGTGAAGGTCTGGGGGAATGTGGTCACCGTCGAGTGGGCCGACCCCATTGAGGATCCCGACCCGGAGGTCATGGCAAAGGTCAGAACACCATCCAGTCTTTGGTGAAGGGGTTGTTCTGAAACACGTTCCTGTTGAGATTCTCTTTCCACATTCTCTTCAGATTAGACCGTTCTGAAGCGCTAGTTTACTGTCCCCTTGACGTTGGTTGGGGTCTTCCTTCTGTTTTGGGAGCACGGTTGATCAGAGTCATGGGGGTCATGACCTAAATCCCAGACTGATGTACCAGCGCTTATACTCATGCCTGGTCTTCTCCTGCAGCTAGAGAGCTCATGTCATCTCATCTGTTCCCAGGTGAAAGTGTTGTTCGTCAGGAACCTGGCAAACAGCGTCACAGAGGAAATACTTGAAAAAGCGTTCGGCCAGTTTGGCAAACTGGAGCGAGTGAAGAAACTGAAGGACTACGCCTTCATTCACTTTGACGAGAGAGATGGAGCGGTCAAGGTGAGACGCTGGGGAGCGAGAGTGTTGTGTTGAGCGGTCGTGACAGTGGTGTGATGGATGTGGATGTGTGCAGGCGCTGGCAGAGATGAACGGTAAAGATTTAGAGGGAGAACACATTGAGATCGTGTTCGCCAAGCCACCGGACCAGAAGCGGAAAGAGAGGAAGGCACAGCGTCAAGCAGCGAAGACACACATGTGAGTGTTGTGGGTTTCCCTCAGGGGTGTCCAGCTCTCCTCGTGAAGGGCAGCTGTCCTCCAGCTCTTACCCAGCACACGTGGTGTTTGGGGTCCTCCTGGTGGACTCTTTGGGGTTGGAGCTGGACTCTGCAGTCCTCCAGGAGCAGACGCGTCCATCTCTGTATCTCTGAGATACTTGTCACTTCACATGAGTGTAAACACCTGTGCTCTTCTGTCCCAGGTATGATGATTACTACTACTACGGGCCTCCTCAGATGCCGCCTCCTGCCAGGGGCCGGGGCAGAGGTGCCAGTCGGGGCGGTTACTCCTACCCTCCTGACTATTACGGCTACGAAGATTACTACGACTATTATGGTTACGATTACGATTACCATAACTACAGGGGCGGCTATGATGACCCGTACTTCGGCTACGATGACTTCCAGGCGCCCGCTCGAGGCAGAGGGGTGCGCGGCGGGGCTCGAGGCGGGGGCAGAGGGGCCGGCGCTCCACGGGGCCGGCTGGGCTTCCCTCAGCGCGGAGGTCTGGGGGCCAGCAGGGGCCCACGCGGAGGAGCCAGAGGCGGGGTTCTGCCGAGAGGCCGCGGGGTACGTGCTGCTCGGGGTGGACGCGGTGGAAATGTAGGAGGCAAGCGCAAAGCCGATGGCTACACCCAGCCAGATTCCAAACGGCGCCAGACCATTAATCAGAACTGGGGCTCGCAACCCATTGCACAGCAACCCTTGCACGGTGGCGATCATTCTGGTAACTATGGTTACAAATCTGACAACCAGGAGTTTTATCAGGATTCTTTTGGGCATCAGTGGAAGTAGAGAATGTAGGGCTCTTttgttttcacttcacaaaacaacaacaaattactACCCAATCCTTTTTATAGAGACTTGATTGGCCCTCAGATCCATTAACGGTTGCCTCTCTGCTCTTGTACATATTTTAAGAATCGGCTTGGACTCGATCAGTAGTCACTCCCTCCTGCTTCTGCCGAactctttgttttatgttttgtttggaATCGTTtcctactttttaaaaaaaatcgtgatttgaaatttttaaatttgcattttgTGCTCAACCTGTCTATTTGGCTTTAGTACCATGTGTGTTCATAGGATTCTCCTCTTCATGTCTAAAATAGGTAacggcaacaacaacaaaaaaaggacaaaaaaaaaaaaaagtgtctcctAATCTTGTATTCaacggaaaaaaaaagaaattagtaTTTGTATGTTACAAAAGATAATGCTAGTCAAATAGCTTgtcttgtttttgaaaaaaaaaaagaaaaaaaggacttTGATCCTAATTTTTGGCTTTACATTTTGGCTTGTATTCTTTGCTGTTTGTCTGCTTGAATAAACATACACGCACCAGTGTACAAAAACTCAAATTGTGTTTCAAATTCCTGTTTCGGCAAATTCTCTCTTCAAATTGCTACAAATTAAATGCTCCTTGTGGAAGGAAAAGGACTAAAGGTTTGCCTGTAGACGTGCTGCTCCCTCACTCTGCATGCCTCAGACTGATCTCACCCAGTCCACATCCTCTCTCCACTCAAGCTCTGTGTAAACACACACCATTTCACACGACCTCCAACTGAGAGGCCTTGCTTTACTCCGATTCACTGCCATTGCAATTTTTGGGAACTTCTCTCCTGAGGTCCCCGTGCGTTTGGGCTTCAGTGGGGTTTTGTTAGAGGAACTCCACGAGGACAGAGGCTAAACTCGATGATAGCCACAGAAAGCACAATTTGATGCTAAACGGCGAGTCCAGACGAGGCGTCGTTGTCGCTGGAAGCTCTAACTCTCTTTGCTCTTGCACGTTTGTCCCCAGTTTGAGCCACTGGGAAGCTGCCACGCATGACTGTTTTTGCTTTCCTCCTGTATCTATAACTTTCCCGCCCCCTCCAGATCTCCCAAT
The sequence above is a segment of the Carassius gibelio isolate Cgi1373 ecotype wild population from Czech Republic chromosome A20, carGib1.2-hapl.c, whole genome shotgun sequence genome. Coding sequences within it:
- the LOC127938394 gene encoding heterogeneous nuclear ribonucleoprotein Q isoform X2; translated protein: MQTQNIFIIHCMQISGDMATEHINGNGTEEPMDTSAAVTHSDHFNTLVEAGLPQKVAEKLDEIYLAGLVEHSDLDERAIEALKEFDEEGALQVLVQFKESDLSHVQNKSAFLCGVMKTYRQREKQGTKVVDSTKGPDEAKIKTLLERTGYTLDVTTGQRKYGGPPPETVYTGAQPTVGTEIFVGKIPRDLFEDELVPLFEKAGPIWDLRLMMDPLSGLNRGYAFLTFCTKEAAQEAVKLCNNHEIRPGKQIGVCISVANNRLFVGSIPKSKTKEQIVEEFSKVTEGLTDVILYHQPDDKRKNRGFCFLEYEDHKTAAQARRRLMSGKVKVWGNVVTVEWADPIEDPDPEVMAKVKVLFVRNLANSVTEEILEKAFGQFGKLERVKKLKDYAFIHFDERDGAVKALAEMNGKDLEGEHIEIVFAKPPDQKRKERKAQRQAAKTHMYDDYYYYGPPQMPPPARGRGRGASRGGYSYPPDYYGYEDYYDYYGYDYDYHNYRGGYDDPYFGYDDFQAPARGRGVRGGARGGGRGAGAPRGRLGFPQRGGLGASRGPRGGARGGVLPRGRGVRAARGGRGGNVGGKRKADGYTQPDSKRRQTINQNWGSQPIAQQPLHGGDHSGERGGGWS
- the LOC127938394 gene encoding heterogeneous nuclear ribonucleoprotein Q isoform X3 gives rise to the protein MQTQNIFIIHCMQISGDMATEHINGNGTEEPMDTSAAVTHSDHFNTLVEAGLPQKVAEKLDEIYLAGLVEHSDLDERAIEALKEFDEEGALQVLVQFKESDLSHVQNKSAFLCGVMKTYRQREKQGTKVVDSTKGPDEAKIKTLLERTGYTLDVTTGQRKYGGPPPETVYTGAQPTVGTEIFVGKIPRDLFEDELVPLFEKAGPIWDLRLMMDPLSGLNRGYAFLTFCTKEAAQEAVKLCNNHEIRPGKQIGVCISVANNRLFVGSIPKSKTKEQIVEEFSKVTEGLTDVILYHQPDDKRKNRGFCFLEYEDHKTAAQARRRLMSGKVKVWGNVVTVEWADPIEDPDPEVMAKVKVLFVRNLANSVTEEILEKAFGQFGKLERVKKLKDYAFIHFDERDGAVKALAEMNGKDLEGEHIEIVFAKPPDQKRKERKAQRQAAKTHMYDDYYYYGPPQMPPPARGRGRGASRGGYSYPPDYYGYEDYYDYYGYDYDYHNYRGGYDDPYFGYDDFQAPARGRGVRGGARGGGRGAGAPRGRLGFPQRGGLGASRGPRGGARGGVLPRGRGGSGVEAGPDMSQ
- the LOC127938394 gene encoding heterogeneous nuclear ribonucleoprotein Q isoform X1, producing the protein MQTQNIFIIHCMQISGDMATEHINGNGTEEPMDTSAAVTHSDHFNTLVEAGLPQKVAEKLDEIYLAGLVEHSDLDERAIEALKEFDEEGALQVLVQFKESDLSHVQNKSAFLCGVMKTYRQREKQGTKVVDSTKGPDEAKIKTLLERTGYTLDVTTGQRKYGGPPPETVYTGAQPTVGTEIFVGKIPRDLFEDELVPLFEKAGPIWDLRLMMDPLSGLNRGYAFLTFCTKEAAQEAVKLCNNHEIRPGKQIGVCISVANNRLFVGSIPKSKTKEQIVEEFSKVTEGLTDVILYHQPDDKRKNRGFCFLEYEDHKTAAQARRRLMSGKVKVWGNVVTVEWADPIEDPDPEVMAKVKVLFVRNLANSVTEEILEKAFGQFGKLERVKKLKDYAFIHFDERDGAVKALAEMNGKDLEGEHIEIVFAKPPDQKRKERKAQRQAAKTHMYDDYYYYGPPQMPPPARGRGRGASRGGYSYPPDYYGYEDYYDYYGYDYDYHNYRGGYDDPYFGYDDFQAPARGRGVRGGARGGGRGAGAPRGRLGFPQRGGLGASRGPRGGARGGVLPRGRGVRAARGGRGGNVGGKRKADGYTQPDSKRRQTINQNWGSQPIAQQPLHGGDHSGNYGYKSDNQEFYQDSFGHQWK
- the LOC127938394 gene encoding heterogeneous nuclear ribonucleoprotein Q isoform X4 is translated as MATEHINGNGTEEPMDTSAAVTHSDHFNTLVEAGLPQKVAEKLDEIYLAGLVEHSDLDERAIEALKEFDEEGALQVLVQFKESDLSHVQNKSAFLCGVMKTYRQREKQGTKVVDSTKGPDEAKIKTLLERTGYTLDVTTGQRKYGGPPPETVYTGAQPTVGTEIFVGKIPRDLFEDELVPLFEKAGPIWDLRLMMDPLSGLNRGYAFLTFCTKEAAQEAVKLCNNHEIRPGKQIGVCISVANNRLFVGSIPKSKTKEQIVEEFSKVTEGLTDVILYHQPDDKRKNRGFCFLEYEDHKTAAQARRRLMSGKVKVWGNVVTVEWADPIEDPDPEVMAKVKVLFVRNLANSVTEEILEKAFGQFGKLERVKKLKDYAFIHFDERDGAVKALAEMNGKDLEGEHIEIVFAKPPDQKRKERKAQRQAAKTHMYDDYYYYGPPQMPPPARGRGRGASRGGYSYPPDYYGYEDYYDYYGYDYDYHNYRGGYDDPYFGYDDFQAPARGRGVRGGARGGGRGAGAPRGRLGFPQRGGLGASRGPRGGARGGVLPRGRGVRAARGGRGGNVGGKRKADGYTQPDSKRRQTINQNWGSQPIAQQPLHGGDHSGNYGYKSDNQEFYQDSFGHQWK
- the LOC127938394 gene encoding heterogeneous nuclear ribonucleoprotein Q isoform X5, which codes for MKTYRQREKQGTKVVDSTKGPDEAKIKTLLERTGYTLDVTTGQRKYGGPPPETVYTGAQPTVGTEIFVGKIPRDLFEDELVPLFEKAGPIWDLRLMMDPLSGLNRGYAFLTFCTKEAAQEAVKLCNNHEIRPGKQIGVCISVANNRLFVGSIPKSKTKEQIVEEFSKVTEGLTDVILYHQPDDKRKNRGFCFLEYEDHKTAAQARRRLMSGKVKVWGNVVTVEWADPIEDPDPEVMAKVKVLFVRNLANSVTEEILEKAFGQFGKLERVKKLKDYAFIHFDERDGAVKALAEMNGKDLEGEHIEIVFAKPPDQKRKERKAQRQAAKTHMYDDYYYYGPPQMPPPARGRGRGASRGGYSYPPDYYGYEDYYDYYGYDYDYHNYRGGYDDPYFGYDDFQAPARGRGVRGGARGGGRGAGAPRGRLGFPQRGGLGASRGPRGGARGGVLPRGRGVRAARGGRGGNVGGKRKADGYTQPDSKRRQTINQNWGSQPIAQQPLHGGDHSGNYGYKSDNQEFYQDSFGHQWK